A segment of the Phocoena sinus isolate mPhoSin1 chromosome 11, mPhoSin1.pri, whole genome shotgun sequence genome:
ATCCTTCAGGAATCTTTAACCGCTCTGCTCCAAAATCACAGTTGTAGTCATTGGGGAATTCATAATGAACAGTTGGCATCTGTGCGGCTACTTGTTCATCGTAAGTTGAATCTGATACTTGAAGTACTGAGCCTTGAAAATCCTGGATAACACAGTTACACATGTAATTGTGCCAAGACCTTGTAACCTGTGGCCACTTCTCTCTTTTCCAGTTTGCTGGAGATCCTTCACAAACAGTTTCTTCCGATGCAATCATATATGGAGCAATCAGTTCTATATTCATTTCTTGGAAGAGTTCTCTGCACCGCATAGTAATACAGTCTCCAGCAAGAGGGGATTTTACAATGCCTTGCTGAAGGACATAGCCATCGTGAACTGGAACTGCAGTGGTATGAGTGGCTCCACTGTCTAAGATAAGCCCAGTAGAATGACCATTAGCAAATGCTGTCCAAACAGCAGTTTTGCAAAGGAAGAATGCAGGGATGTTGTAGTGTTCAAACATTAACTCtgtcagtttctctctctttgctcTGGTATTCCACGGTGCTTCTGACGTGAGACCAGGATGCAGGCTGGCTTCTGATTTGACTCATTTTGGAGGTATGAGCCAAAATAGCCTGGAAACTACCCCAGTCTTCAACCATCCCAGTTTTCAGTGGTGGAATATGGCCTCTGTACTCTCCCTCGGAACACGCAGGACATTAGTATCTATGTAATAGGTGGGACCGCCTTGTTTGCCTTTATCACCATCTATTTCCATCAATGTACTTCCATCACCTCTTTCTACACCATACCAATAGCCATAGGGAAATCCATCTTGGGAGAGTCCTCACCAGCATAACCAGCTTTCACAGTATAGGATCCAATGTCAAAAACAAGGGTtccgggcctccctggtggcgcagtggttgagaatctgcctgccgatgcaggggacacgggttcgtgccccggtccgggaagatcccacgtgccgcggagcagctgggcctgtgagccatggccgctgaacctgcgcgtccggagcctgtgctctgcagcgggagaggccacaacggtgagaggcccgcgtaccacaaaaaaaaaaacccaaaaaacaaacaagggctCCAACTTCATCTCCCCCGTACACCCCGCTGCTCATGGCTGCTATCGATGCGACTCCTACGCTAAAGGCCACAAGGCGAAGTGACTGCAACGGCTGCGACTGCGGGTCCCGAAAAGCGCTGGCCCCCGACTCCCTTAACTTCCACCGCCACCCGCCTCAGGCAACAAAGCTGCGTCCACACCCTTctagccatttttaaaatgtctactgATTTTACTATTTCGGCCCAAGGGGTGATCTTCTTCTCCTCTGAAACTTCAAAGGGCCTCAAGCCTCCACCCTCCAACTCCCACTCTTCAGCACAGCCCTGTCACACGGATACACGTGCGTGTCTTGTTGGGGGTCACGAATGGTATCAACGAGAAAATGCCTGGATTGGGTCTTGATGAATGAGCTTCcagtggggaaggagaaaaggtcATTCTAGACACAGGAAAAAGTACACACAAAGATAGGGTGTGAAACAACATGGTGTGCCGAGGAACTTGAAT
Coding sequences within it:
- the LOC116762557 gene encoding LOW QUALITY PROTEIN: actin-like protein 6A (The sequence of the model RefSeq protein was modified relative to this genomic sequence to represent the inferred CDS: inserted 3 bases in 2 codons; deleted 2 bases in 1 codon), with protein sequence MSSGVYGGDEVGALVWRPGTLVFDIGSYTVKAGYAGEDSPKMDFPMAIGMVXERGDGSTLMEIDGDKGKQGGPTYYIDTNVLRVPRESTEAIPPLKTGMVEDWGSFQAILAHTSKMXVKSEASLHPGLTSEAPWNTRAKREKLTELMFEHYNIPAFFLCKTAVWTAFANGHSTGLILDSGATHTTAVPVHDGYVLQQGIVKSPLAGDCITMRCRELFQEMNIELIAPYMIASEETVCEGSPANWKREKWPQVTRSWHNYMCNCVIQDFQGSVLQVSDSTYDEQVAAQMPTVHYEFPNDYNCDFGAERLKIPEGLFDSSDVKGLSGNTMLGVSHVVTTSVGMCDIDIRPGLYGSVIVAGGNTLIQSFTDRLNRELSQKTPPSMRLKLIANNTTVEQRFSSWIGGSILASLGTFQQMLISKQEYEEGGKQCVERKCP